A window of the Butyricimonas virosa genome harbors these coding sequences:
- a CDS encoding TlpA family protein disulfide reductase produces MKYRLLFIVCSLLCFSELWAGPGKVVVKGADQNVCVYNSIRGRGRACFAPEKGMKETVILLPEKECGDLFYLISGDRTSWIRVLPDEMVTVDVRKKDWQFSGDSKAINRYLYQWTQKMFFGKPNALMYRVEMMFYQLPDRDKRIPDPKMFYTKEYIEWIDNIGLESLGDLAKANLKDDLFVEEQERRIYYSWLEMQLQNYQLASDKLEIPTEAFVFLQEMKFNHVAYLKYPGIDDVLRIYYDMADACGLITYDNYNFLQRRAERIMNAEVREYYILQELDNIIRNQWLYQLDKVISSVENMVITQAGKEQLTGYKKQYQDLMASDVNQEGKKAVNISFKDVNDREWGLYMFKGKYVLIDVWATWCGPCKYQIPHLMRLEEEFEGRGIVFVSLSADKPADTQKWKDMVKEFGMKGICGIAPDAFNHAFFEKYKVKSIPRFILIDPDGNIVMTKARRPSDPVLKMQLEELLEQYDQKKTTISGKMEGVADGTQVSVSHKVGMMTHTLGQAEVRDGRFELSFLLEKPEFINFSCYKVFLGNVWAKPGDRMELEGIKPVYTGGEYELNNLLTELNAKYADRWPGYGDDIFDQKRGKLSYDIYASIKNEIDASVLRLEMKRMLTGYFQGVLLDKMYGRVAMSKVIGKGFPRPIVKNGYSNAVLKLELLPELVNYPSWTDGVQELLYARLAAGMIKIQGRGSYITDMAAGLKSEKLRETYIMDQLRMEILRGHLFGIEDRIKNARSMVKNPDNVALLSRMPEQAQKSLQEFKTVLPGTDLSGFSFKNENGKRVALSDFKGKYVFIDIWSTGCNPCVGEVPYIKDMEHRFAGKPITWVSISMDLNKKEWLDFLKEKGMNGIQLICNKGYKDPFPKQIALRGIPRFLLLDKEGKVIDFESLRPSNPVLGELLQLMLNKK; encoded by the coding sequence ATGAAGTATCGTTTATTATTTATCGTGTGTAGCCTATTATGTTTTTCTGAATTATGGGCAGGACCGGGAAAAGTGGTTGTTAAAGGTGCGGATCAAAATGTTTGTGTTTATAACAGTATCCGGGGAAGAGGGCGAGCTTGTTTTGCCCCGGAGAAAGGAATGAAAGAAACGGTGATTTTACTACCGGAAAAGGAGTGTGGTGATTTGTTTTATTTGATTTCGGGGGATCGGACTTCTTGGATAAGGGTGTTGCCGGATGAAATGGTCACGGTGGATGTCCGGAAAAAAGACTGGCAGTTCTCTGGAGATTCAAAAGCGATAAATCGTTATTTGTATCAGTGGACACAAAAGATGTTTTTCGGGAAGCCGAACGCTTTGATGTATCGGGTTGAAATGATGTTCTATCAATTGCCGGATCGGGATAAGAGAATTCCGGATCCGAAGATGTTTTACACGAAGGAGTATATCGAATGGATTGATAATATAGGATTGGAATCATTGGGGGATTTAGCAAAGGCGAATTTGAAAGATGATCTATTCGTGGAAGAGCAAGAAAGACGAATTTATTATAGTTGGTTGGAAATGCAATTGCAAAATTACCAGTTGGCAAGTGATAAGTTAGAAATTCCTACAGAGGCATTTGTTTTTCTTCAAGAAATGAAGTTCAATCATGTTGCATATTTGAAATATCCGGGAATTGATGATGTTTTGAGGATTTACTATGACATGGCGGATGCCTGTGGGTTAATTACGTATGATAACTACAATTTTTTACAACGAAGAGCGGAACGGATTATGAATGCCGAGGTTCGTGAATACTATATCCTGCAGGAATTAGATAATATCATTCGTAATCAATGGTTGTATCAATTGGATAAAGTCATCTCATCGGTGGAAAATATGGTGATAACTCAAGCGGGAAAAGAGCAATTGACAGGATACAAAAAGCAGTATCAGGATTTGATGGCATCAGACGTAAATCAGGAAGGGAAGAAAGCGGTAAATATTTCGTTTAAAGATGTGAATGATAGAGAGTGGGGATTGTATATGTTTAAGGGGAAATATGTTCTCATTGATGTGTGGGCTACTTGGTGTGGACCTTGTAAATATCAGATTCCACACTTGATGCGTTTGGAAGAAGAGTTTGAAGGAAGAGGAATCGTGTTTGTTTCTTTGTCCGCAGATAAACCTGCCGATACTCAGAAATGGAAAGATATGGTTAAAGAGTTCGGGATGAAGGGAATTTGTGGGATTGCCCCGGATGCATTCAATCACGCATTCTTCGAGAAGTATAAAGTGAAAAGTATTCCTCGTTTCATTTTGATCGATCCCGATGGAAATATCGTGATGACTAAAGCTCGGCGTCCGTCGGATCCAGTATTAAAAATGCAGTTGGAAGAGTTACTGGAACAGTATGATCAGAAGAAAACAACAATCTCTGGTAAGATGGAAGGAGTTGCGGATGGAACGCAAGTTTCTGTCAGTCATAAGGTCGGAATGATGACTCACACATTAGGGCAGGCAGAAGTAAGAGATGGGCGCTTTGAATTGAGCTTTCTTTTGGAGAAACCCGAATTTATAAATTTCTCTTGTTATAAAGTTTTTTTGGGGAATGTTTGGGCCAAGCCGGGGGATCGGATGGAGCTTGAGGGAATTAAACCTGTTTATACCGGAGGAGAATATGAGTTGAATAATTTGTTGACAGAACTTAATGCAAAATATGCAGATCGTTGGCCGGGGTATGGAGATGATATTTTTGATCAAAAACGAGGTAAGTTATCTTATGATATTTATGCGAGTATCAAGAACGAGATTGATGCCAGTGTATTACGACTGGAAATGAAACGTATGTTGACAGGTTATTTCCAAGGAGTGTTATTGGATAAGATGTATGGCCGGGTGGCTATGTCAAAGGTGATCGGTAAAGGTTTTCCTCGTCCGATTGTGAAAAACGGGTATTCGAATGCCGTGTTAAAACTAGAATTATTGCCGGAGTTAGTGAATTATCCGTCTTGGACAGATGGTGTGCAGGAGTTATTGTACGCACGTTTGGCTGCGGGCATGATAAAGATTCAAGGACGAGGTAGTTATATTACTGATATGGCTGCCGGGCTTAAGAGTGAGAAGTTGCGGGAAACTTATATTATGGATCAATTACGGATGGAGATTTTACGAGGTCATTTATTTGGAATTGAAGATCGGATCAAGAATGCACGTTCGATGGTAAAAAATCCTGATAATGTAGCCTTGTTGTCTCGGATGCCGGAACAAGCACAAAAGTCTTTGCAAGAGTTTAAGACTGTTTTACCTGGTACGGATTTGAGCGGATTTTCTTTTAAAAACGAGAATGGGAAACGGGTTGCTTTATCTGATTTTAAAGGGAAATATGTGTTTATAGACATTTGGTCTACGGGATGTAATCCTTGTGTCGGAGAGGTTCCTTATATCAAAGATATGGAACACCGTTTTGCCGGGAAACCGATCACGTGGGTTTCTATTTCAATGGATTTAAATAAAAAAGAGTGGTTGGATTTCTTGAAGGAAAAGGGAATGAATGGAATACAGTTGATATGTAACAAAGGGTATAAAGATCCATTCCCGAAACAAATAGCATTGAGGGGAATACCACGATTCCTATTGTTGGATAAGGAAGGAAAAGTAATTGATTTTGAATCGTTGAGACCTTCTAATCCGGTGTTGGGAGAGTTGTTGCAGTTGATGTTGAATAAAAAATGA
- a CDS encoding DUF4843 domain-containing protein, whose translation MKIVIANILIFLLVVGTISCKENSALEYENDPALYFENTTYGQRDSIAHTFFIQPDDQMRDTVFIEILTMGYPTDSDRPFILEQTNAGQPGSAIAGKHFVAFDDPEMLEHLKIPKGSVRKSFPLIVLRDPSLELEEVRIELKIGENEYFRSGIDDWTNFVVKTTSMAVKPTNWDTYWKYYFGPTWGSVKMKFIIDNTGFSDFDGDRLNTDYTNYLSSKVKQKLLEYNTNHPDDPLSEADGTLVTFE comes from the coding sequence ATGAAAATAGTAATTGCGAATATATTGATATTTTTATTGGTTGTGGGTACAATCAGTTGTAAAGAAAATTCAGCATTAGAGTATGAAAATGATCCGGCCCTGTATTTTGAAAATACAACTTATGGTCAGCGAGATAGCATTGCCCATACTTTTTTCATCCAACCGGATGATCAGATGCGGGATACCGTGTTTATTGAGATACTGACGATGGGGTACCCGACAGATTCGGATCGTCCTTTTATCTTGGAACAAACGAATGCTGGACAACCGGGATCGGCAATTGCAGGAAAGCATTTTGTGGCTTTTGATGATCCGGAAATGTTAGAGCATTTAAAGATTCCTAAAGGGAGTGTACGTAAAAGTTTTCCTTTAATCGTTTTGCGTGATCCTTCTTTGGAATTGGAAGAGGTTCGGATTGAGTTGAAGATTGGGGAGAATGAGTATTTTAGATCAGGAATTGACGACTGGACGAATTTTGTTGTAAAGACCACGTCTATGGCGGTAAAACCTACCAATTGGGATACCTATTGGAAATATTATTTCGGACCAACTTGGGGTTCCGTGAAAATGAAATTTATTATTGATAATACCGGATTCTCGGACTTTGACGGTGATCGTTTGAATACAGATTATACTAATTATCTGAGTTCTAAGGTGAAACAAAAATTATTGGAGTATAATACGAATCATCCGGATGATCCATTAAGTGAGGCAGACGGTACATTGGTAACTTTTGAATGA
- a CDS encoding TlpA family protein disulfide reductase: MKKFSLLLFLTCMGVVLYAQKYTEIKGFVKNDRLKEVHLYRVEDGTTHSYASTMVAEDGSYGFLFCPEKPGFYTVGNDKQMDFVVYVKGGDKININILENKAELAGKNTKENVALYKWEDFAADVRLKSVYFMLTISNYKDFFPEFSVFVSKLDSIKKKIKSGNAEFDALLKKKIDYDVDYYAAVFLQTPRTAHPERQDWPEFYNTIISDDKFTTDDVLLFPQGARMIGIYASFGYMTSGKKYDPVDYQSTCLGYLKTDRLKGEYLLRNVFAGLKSYDQYLSLMDRYGKYLVTPSLKARAEAIGTALYDTAPGSIAADFTYPDVNGKEVSLSDFKGKVVLVDVWATWCGPCRGEIPHLKKLEQEMHGTDVVFLGVSVDEAKDKQKWLDFIKKEELGGVQVHASGWSKIAQDYKIKGIPRFMVFDKQGRVVSVDAPRPSSPELKEMLEKELKK; this comes from the coding sequence ATGAAAAAATTTAGTTTGTTATTGTTTTTAACCTGTATGGGCGTGGTGCTATATGCACAAAAGTACACGGAAATAAAGGGTTTCGTGAAAAATGATCGTTTGAAGGAAGTTCATCTTTATCGTGTAGAAGATGGGACGACACATTCTTATGCTTCGACCATGGTGGCAGAAGATGGTTCTTATGGATTTTTGTTTTGCCCGGAAAAGCCGGGGTTTTACACGGTAGGTAATGATAAACAGATGGATTTTGTGGTTTACGTGAAGGGTGGCGATAAAATCAATATTAATATTTTGGAAAACAAGGCCGAGTTGGCGGGAAAGAATACTAAAGAGAACGTGGCCTTGTATAAATGGGAAGATTTTGCGGCTGATGTTCGTTTGAAATCAGTTTATTTTATGCTGACAATCAGTAATTATAAGGACTTTTTCCCTGAATTTTCCGTATTTGTTTCTAAACTTGATTCGATTAAAAAGAAGATAAAGAGCGGTAATGCGGAATTTGATGCTTTATTGAAAAAGAAGATTGATTATGACGTGGACTATTATGCAGCAGTCTTTTTGCAGACTCCCAGAACAGCTCATCCGGAACGTCAGGATTGGCCGGAATTTTACAACACGATCATATCTGATGATAAGTTCACGACGGATGACGTGTTGTTGTTTCCTCAAGGAGCACGAATGATCGGTATCTATGCAAGTTTTGGATATATGACGTCTGGTAAAAAGTATGATCCGGTAGATTATCAAAGCACTTGTTTAGGGTATTTGAAGACAGATCGTTTGAAAGGGGAGTATTTGTTACGGAATGTATTTGCCGGGTTGAAGTCTTATGACCAATATCTAAGTTTGATGGATCGTTATGGAAAATACTTGGTAACGCCTTCTCTAAAGGCTCGGGCAGAGGCTATCGGGACAGCGTTGTATGACACGGCTCCCGGTTCGATTGCTGCCGATTTTACTTACCCTGATGTAAACGGGAAAGAGGTGTCGTTATCCGATTTCAAGGGGAAAGTCGTGTTGGTTGACGTGTGGGCTACTTGGTGTGGTCCTTGTCGGGGAGAAATCCCTCATTTGAAGAAGTTGGAACAGGAGATGCACGGGACGGACGTGGTATTCTTGGGCGTTTCCGTGGATGAAGCGAAAGATAAACAGAAATGGTTGGATTTCATTAAAAAGGAAGAGCTGGGAGGAGTTCAGGTACATGCATCCGGATGGAGTAAGATTGCCCAGGATTACAAGATAAAGGGAATTCCCCGGTTTATGGTATTTGATAAACAAGGGCGAGTCGTGTCGGTCGATGCTCCTCGACCTTCGTCACCGGAGCTGAAAGAAATGTTAGAAAAAGAGTTGAAAAAATAA
- a CDS encoding PKD-like family lipoprotein, whose amino-acid sequence MKLKNILIGIGLITSLQGVQSCIDDRGNYSYISNEELLPVTISGFEDTTVIIRSTLNITPVLENMDDESRYIHLWYAAPSVTAGFTPQRDTLSLEKDLSFEVTYESGTYNLVYELRDPKLDIYVRKQVLMTVQSDVSTGWYVMKEENGETDIDYISMDGKKIENLITASGQERLKGKPVKMAYQSSRYTPVIQNPDGTTTRLNNKRAFHVFSDQDIKIFNADNMALFYNYEDYFYEVPEVCKPENCGMYSTDFYAINAGKVYSIYGMSPNSGMLGYAKPGLYEVHPDMVMGTYGVMLFDTKTSTFYNTSSSGSSMNLFPEDSEGGISPTNMDVDMIRMLVRKEGNPSTAFAVMKNKNKDEHYVFDMSYSMASYPIVDIDTVPAHCEMPETKVMGTSLYASCIYYSKKEADGDVLKVYKNVKIDNRESELKRFPGEEIVYIVNATSRYGAPADEVFNHLVVLTNSATGWKLYRFNVIGQTPEIETEPAFVYSGKGTAGYVMLRN is encoded by the coding sequence ATGAAACTGAAGAACATATTAATAGGAATAGGTTTAATAACATCTCTTCAGGGAGTACAATCCTGTATTGATGACCGGGGGAATTATAGTTATATTTCTAATGAAGAATTACTTCCTGTAACTATTTCCGGGTTTGAAGATACTACGGTAATAATCCGTTCAACTTTGAATATTACTCCCGTATTAGAGAATATGGATGATGAGTCCCGTTATATACATTTGTGGTATGCAGCTCCTTCGGTTACGGCAGGATTTACTCCGCAACGGGATACACTTTCGTTAGAAAAAGACTTGTCATTTGAAGTGACGTATGAATCCGGAACCTATAATTTGGTTTATGAGCTACGGGATCCCAAGTTGGATATCTATGTTCGAAAACAAGTGTTGATGACCGTTCAATCGGATGTAAGTACCGGGTGGTACGTGATGAAGGAGGAGAACGGAGAAACGGATATTGATTATATCTCTATGGATGGGAAGAAGATTGAAAATTTGATCACCGCTTCTGGACAAGAACGGTTAAAAGGGAAACCGGTAAAAATGGCATATCAGTCTTCCCGTTATACTCCCGTGATTCAGAATCCGGATGGAACAACGACTCGGTTGAATAATAAAAGAGCTTTTCATGTTTTTAGCGATCAGGATATAAAGATCTTTAATGCAGACAACATGGCTCTGTTTTATAATTATGAAGATTATTTTTATGAAGTCCCAGAAGTGTGTAAGCCGGAAAATTGTGGAATGTATAGCACTGATTTTTATGCGATTAATGCAGGAAAGGTTTATTCAATTTATGGTATGTCACCGAATAGCGGAATGTTGGGATATGCGAAACCGGGATTGTATGAAGTGCACCCTGATATGGTGATGGGTACTTATGGTGTGATGCTTTTTGATACTAAAACAAGTACGTTCTATAATACATCGTCCAGTGGTAGTTCCATGAATTTGTTCCCTGAAGATTCCGAGGGTGGAATTTCTCCAACGAATATGGATGTAGATATGATTCGGATGTTAGTTCGGAAAGAGGGAAATCCCTCTACTGCATTTGCTGTAATGAAGAATAAAAATAAAGATGAGCATTACGTGTTTGATATGTCTTATTCCATGGCTAGTTATCCGATTGTTGATATTGATACTGTTCCTGCACATTGTGAAATGCCAGAGACAAAGGTTATGGGAACTTCTTTATATGCTAGTTGTATTTATTATTCTAAAAAGGAAGCGGATGGTGATGTGTTGAAGGTGTATAAGAATGTCAAAATAGATAATCGTGAAAGTGAGTTGAAACGTTTTCCGGGAGAAGAAATAGTTTACATTGTAAATGCGACTAGTAGATATGGAGCTCCAGCGGATGAGGTATTCAATCATTTGGTTGTATTGACAAATAGTGCGACGGGTTGGAAATTGTATCGTTTTAATGTAATCGGGCAAACACCGGAGATCGAAACGGAGCCTGCGTTTGTTTATTCCGGTAAAGGAACAGCCGGATATGTTATGCTTCGTAACTAA